The following proteins are co-located in the Paraburkholderia phytofirmans PsJN genome:
- the groL gene encoding chaperonin GroEL (60 kDa chaperone family; promotes refolding of misfolded polypeptides especially under stressful conditions; forms two stacked rings of heptamers to form a barrel-shaped 14mer; ends can be capped by GroES; misfolded proteins enter the barrel where they are refolded when GroES binds) has product MAAKDVVFGDSARAKMVEGVNILANAVKVTLGPKGRNVVLERSFGGPTVTKDGVSVAKEIELKDKLQNMGAQMVKEVASKTSDNAGDGTTTATVLAQSIVREGMKYVASGMNPMDLKRGIDKAVTAAIEELRKISKPCTTNKEIAQVGAISANSDSSIGDRIAEAMDKVGKEGVITVEDGKSLQDELDVVEGMQFDRGYLSPYFINNPDKQVAVLDNPFVLLHDKKVSNIRDLLPVLEQVAKAGRPLLIIAEDVEGEALATLVVNNIRGILKTVAVKAPGFGDRRKAMLEDIAILTGGQVIAEETGLTLEKATLAELGQAKRIEVGKENTTIIDGAGEAANIEARVKQVRTQIEEATSDYDREKLQERVAKLAGGVAVIKVGAATEVEMKEKKARVEDALHATRAAVEEGIVAGGGVALIRARTAIAGLKGANADQDAGIKIVLRAMEEPLRQIVTNGGEEASVVVAAVAAGQGNYGYNAATGEYVDLVDAGVVDPTKVTRTALQNAASVAGLLLTTDAAVCELPKEDAPMAGGMPGGMGGMGMDM; this is encoded by the coding sequence ATGGCAGCTAAAGACGTCGTATTCGGTGATTCCGCCCGTGCCAAGATGGTTGAAGGCGTGAACATCCTCGCGAACGCTGTGAAGGTCACGCTGGGCCCGAAGGGTCGCAACGTTGTCCTGGAACGCAGCTTCGGCGGCCCGACGGTCACGAAAGATGGTGTCTCGGTCGCGAAAGAGATCGAACTGAAAGACAAGCTCCAGAACATGGGCGCGCAAATGGTCAAGGAAGTGGCTTCCAAGACCAGCGACAACGCAGGTGACGGCACCACGACCGCAACGGTCCTGGCTCAGTCGATCGTCCGCGAAGGCATGAAGTACGTTGCATCGGGCATGAACCCGATGGACCTGAAGCGCGGTATCGACAAGGCTGTGACGGCCGCAATCGAAGAACTGCGCAAGATCAGCAAGCCGTGCACGACCAACAAGGAAATCGCTCAAGTCGGCGCGATTTCGGCAAATAGCGATTCGTCGATCGGCGACCGTATCGCTGAAGCAATGGACAAGGTCGGCAAGGAAGGCGTCATCACGGTTGAAGACGGCAAGTCGCTGCAAGACGAGCTGGACGTGGTCGAAGGTATGCAATTCGATCGCGGCTACCTGTCGCCGTACTTCATCAACAACCCGGACAAGCAAGTTGCCGTGTTGGACAACCCGTTCGTGCTGCTGCACGACAAGAAGGTGTCGAACATCCGTGATCTGCTGCCGGTACTGGAACAGGTCGCCAAGGCTGGCCGTCCGCTGCTGATCATCGCAGAAGACGTCGAAGGCGAAGCGCTGGCTACGCTGGTTGTGAACAACATCCGCGGCATTCTGAAGACGGTTGCTGTCAAGGCTCCGGGCTTTGGCGATCGTCGTAAGGCCATGCTGGAAGACATCGCGATCCTGACCGGCGGTCAAGTCATCGCTGAAGAAACCGGCCTGACGCTCGAAAAGGCAACGCTGGCTGAACTGGGTCAAGCGAAGCGTATCGAAGTGGGCAAGGAAAACACGACGATCATCGACGGCGCTGGCGAAGCTGCCAACATCGAAGCACGTGTGAAGCAGGTTCGCACGCAAATCGAAGAAGCAACGTCGGACTACGACCGTGAAAAGCTGCAAGAACGCGTTGCCAAGCTGGCAGGCGGCGTTGCAGTGATCAAGGTCGGCGCTGCGACCGAAGTCGAAATGAAGGAAAAGAAGGCACGTGTCGAAGACGCACTGCACGCAACGCGCGCAGCTGTGGAAGAAGGCATCGTGGCAGGCGGCGGCGTTGCGCTGATCCGCGCACGTACGGCAATCGCCGGCCTGAAGGGCGCTAACGCCGATCAGGACGCAGGTATCAAGATCGTGCTGCGCGCGATGGAAGAGCCGCTGCGCCAGATCGTCACGAACGGTGGCGAAGAAGCCAGCGTCGTGGTGGCAGCTGTTGCTGCTGGCCAAGGCAACTACGGCTACAACGCAGCAACCGGCGAGTATGTCGACCTGGTCGACGCCGGTGTTGTCGACCCGACGAAGGTGACGCGCACGGCGCTGCAAAACGCAGCTTCGGTCGCAGGTCTCCTGCTGACGACCGACGCAGCTGTTTGCGAACTGCCGAAGGAAGATGCACCGATGGCTGGCGGCATGCCCGGCGGCATGGGCGGCATGGGCATGGACATGTAA
- a CDS encoding lysophospholipid acyltransferase family protein: MKLALRKARLVVHLLHGMWIVATRFPKASAEVRHTLNREWSLKMLRLCGMRLVVHNDSARLDRGALVVANHISWIDIYVINAWRPTPFVSKAEIRQWPVVGWLAQQLDTVFIQREKRSDAKRIMHELSDRLGAGELMCVFPEGTTSNGLAVLPFHANMFQATVSASVPVQPLCIMYEDAQGRQSTAPAYIDDLSLADSLNLLLRGGPLTAHIYVCAPLAPGADRRTLAAEAEGVIAVALREMQSGAAMTGAVMAERAATSAAVAPLIEEPVDQVDRSGRSA, translated from the coding sequence ATGAAGCTCGCGTTACGTAAAGCCCGTCTCGTCGTTCATCTGCTGCACGGCATGTGGATCGTGGCGACGCGCTTTCCCAAAGCCAGCGCCGAGGTGCGTCACACGCTCAATCGCGAATGGTCGCTGAAGATGTTGCGCCTATGCGGCATGCGGCTCGTCGTGCATAACGACAGCGCGCGGCTCGATCGCGGCGCGCTGGTGGTTGCCAACCACATTTCGTGGATCGACATCTATGTGATCAACGCGTGGCGGCCCACGCCGTTTGTATCGAAGGCCGAGATCCGGCAATGGCCGGTGGTCGGCTGGCTCGCGCAGCAACTGGACACGGTGTTCATTCAGCGCGAGAAGCGCAGCGACGCGAAGCGGATCATGCATGAACTGTCCGACCGCCTGGGCGCGGGCGAGTTGATGTGCGTGTTTCCCGAGGGCACCACGTCCAACGGTCTCGCGGTGCTGCCGTTTCACGCGAACATGTTTCAGGCGACTGTGTCGGCCTCCGTGCCGGTGCAGCCGCTGTGCATCATGTATGAAGACGCGCAAGGCCGGCAATCCACCGCGCCTGCGTATATCGACGATCTGTCGCTCGCCGATTCGCTGAATCTGCTGCTGCGAGGCGGACCGCTCACCGCGCATATCTATGTTTGCGCACCGCTCGCGCCAGGCGCGGACCGGCGCACATTGGCAGCCGAAGCGGAAGGCGTGATCGCGGTCGCATTGCGGGAGATGCAAAGCGGCGCCGCGATGACCGGCGCGGTGATGGCGGAGCGCGCCGCGACATCCGCTGCCGTGGCGCC
- a CDS encoding RNA-guided endonuclease InsQ/TnpB family protein — protein MERRKVTFKLYPSATQAERLTGWIRLHCELYNAALEERIDAYRKTDKSISYYEQQNVLPAIKADRPEFVELGSHALQQTLRRLDLAFQAFFRRVKAGQTPGFPRFKASKRFSGFCYPDPAGWKLMQSGTRGATIRIGSGKGAMSIRARGRHRFGDGAKPNDLTIMRKNGDWFASVTLRVSAAACARMRNGEDHRGVDFGINDWATFDNGETIANPRFIRSKLSWMADLQRQQARKKRGSIRYKRLGRHVAKLHERIGNLRREFLHTATSRMVASCAVLATEELRTQNMSRSAGGTQDKPGRVVRQKAGLNREILSAGLGMAHNMLAYKAVEAGTRLHVSNTRQLKPSQRCAACWEIVPKTLAQRVHECPHCGHTAPRDQNAAAVVLIDAHTPGTGVAARPKPLSRQRAKSKSGTRETPDTVSQDA, from the coding sequence ATGGAACGCCGCAAAGTCACCTTCAAGCTTTATCCCAGCGCTACGCAGGCCGAGCGCCTGACGGGCTGGATTCGCTTGCACTGTGAGCTATACAACGCGGCTCTCGAGGAGCGAATCGACGCCTATCGGAAGACCGACAAGTCGATCAGCTATTACGAGCAGCAAAACGTGTTGCCGGCGATCAAAGCCGATCGTCCGGAGTTCGTCGAACTAGGCAGTCACGCACTCCAGCAGACACTGCGCAGGCTGGATCTGGCCTTTCAGGCGTTCTTTCGCCGCGTCAAGGCTGGGCAGACGCCGGGCTTTCCGCGCTTCAAAGCCAGTAAGCGGTTTTCTGGCTTCTGCTATCCGGACCCGGCCGGCTGGAAACTCATGCAGTCCGGCACGCGCGGCGCAACGATTCGCATAGGCAGCGGCAAGGGCGCCATGTCGATCCGCGCACGCGGCCGGCATCGCTTCGGCGACGGCGCGAAGCCCAACGATCTCACGATCATGCGCAAGAACGGCGACTGGTTCGCGTCTGTCACGTTGCGTGTATCGGCGGCGGCTTGCGCTCGGATGCGGAATGGTGAAGACCATCGCGGCGTTGACTTCGGCATCAACGATTGGGCCACGTTCGACAACGGCGAGACGATCGCCAATCCGCGATTCATCCGCAGCAAGCTGTCATGGATGGCGGATCTGCAGCGACAGCAGGCGAGGAAGAAGCGCGGATCTATCCGCTATAAGCGGCTTGGCAGGCACGTAGCGAAGCTTCACGAGCGGATCGGTAACCTGCGCCGTGAGTTCCTGCACACGGCGACCTCGCGCATGGTCGCGTCGTGCGCAGTGCTCGCCACGGAAGAATTGCGCACGCAGAACATGAGCCGTTCGGCCGGGGGCACGCAGGACAAACCCGGCCGGGTTGTCAGGCAAAAGGCTGGACTCAATCGCGAGATCCTGTCGGCCGGATTGGGCATGGCGCACAACATGCTGGCGTACAAAGCGGTAGAGGCTGGTACGCGACTGCATGTGTCGAACACACGCCAGTTAAAACCATCGCAGCGCTGCGCCGCATGCTGGGAGATCGTGCCCAAAACGCTCGCGCAACGTGTGCATGAGTGTCCGCATTGCGGCCACACGGCACCACGCGATCAAAATGCAGCGGCGGTCGTGCTGATCGACGCGCACACGCCTGGGACGGGCGTGGCGGCGAGACCCAAACCTCTGTCGCGGCAACGCGCCAAGTCAAAGTCCGGGACCCGTGAAACCCCTGATACAGTGTCGCAAGACGCTTAG
- a CDS encoding rubredoxin, translating into MEYQSWMCLICGWIYDEEAGLPDEGIAPGTRWEDVPINWTCPECGARKEDFEMVQI; encoded by the coding sequence ATGGAATATCAAAGCTGGATGTGCCTGATTTGCGGCTGGATTTACGACGAAGAAGCCGGTTTGCCGGACGAAGGCATTGCGCCGGGCACTCGCTGGGAAGACGTCCCGATTAACTGGACCTGCCCGGAGTGCGGCGCGCGTAAGGAAGACTTCGAGATGGTTCAGATCTGA
- a CDS encoding aspartate carbamoyltransferase catalytic subunit has translation MNTATQAPKDSADSATERFRYGFLKGNPQLTKNGELKHLLSIEGLPKAIVNHILDTADQFVSVTDREVKKVPLLRGKSVFNLFFENSTRTRTTFEIAATRLSADVLNLNINASSTSKGESLLDTINNLSAMHADMFVVRHASSGAPYLIAQHCAPHVHVINAGDGRHAHPTQGLLDMYTIRHYKKDFTKLRVAIVGDILHSRVARSDIHALTTLGVPEVRAIGPRTLLPGGLEQMGVRVFHNLDEGLKDVDVIIMLRLQNERMSGALLPSAQEYFKSWGLTPERLALAAPDAIVMHPGPMNRGVEIDSQVADGPQSVILNQVTFGIAVRMAVMGIVAGNHD, from the coding sequence ATGAACACCGCCACCCAGGCTCCCAAGGATTCCGCCGATAGCGCCACCGAGCGCTTCCGTTACGGCTTCCTCAAGGGCAACCCGCAGCTCACGAAAAACGGCGAGCTCAAACATCTGTTGTCGATCGAGGGCTTGCCGAAGGCGATCGTCAATCACATTCTCGACACCGCCGACCAGTTCGTCAGCGTGACCGATCGCGAAGTGAAGAAGGTGCCGCTGCTGCGCGGCAAGTCGGTGTTCAACCTGTTCTTCGAGAACTCGACGCGCACCCGCACCACCTTCGAGATCGCCGCGACGCGTCTGTCGGCGGACGTGCTGAATCTGAACATCAACGCGTCGTCCACGAGCAAGGGCGAGTCGCTGCTCGACACGATCAACAACCTCTCGGCAATGCATGCCGATATGTTCGTCGTGCGCCATGCATCGAGCGGCGCGCCGTATCTGATCGCCCAGCATTGCGCGCCGCACGTGCACGTGATCAATGCCGGCGACGGCCGTCATGCGCACCCCACGCAGGGGCTGCTCGACATGTACACGATCCGCCACTACAAGAAGGACTTCACGAAGCTGCGCGTGGCGATCGTCGGCGACATTCTGCACTCGCGGGTTGCGCGCTCCGACATTCACGCGCTGACCACGCTTGGCGTGCCGGAAGTGCGCGCGATCGGTCCGCGCACGCTGTTGCCGGGCGGTCTGGAACAGATGGGCGTACGCGTGTTTCATAACCTCGACGAAGGCCTGAAGGACGTCGACGTGATCATCATGCTGCGTCTGCAGAACGAACGGATGAGCGGCGCGTTGTTGCCCTCGGCGCAGGAGTATTTCAAGAGCTGGGGCTTGACGCCGGAGCGTCTCGCGCTCGCCGCGCCCGATGCGATCGTGATGCATCCGGGCCCGATGAATCGTGGCGTCGAAATCGATTCGCAAGTGGCCGACGGTCCGCAATCGGTGATTCTGAATCAGGTGACTTTCGGTATCGCGGTGCGCATGGCGGTGATGGGGATTGTCGCGGGCAATCACGATTGA
- the pyrR gene encoding bifunctional pyr operon transcriptional regulator/uracil phosphoribosyltransferase PyrR, whose product MSSIDAEALYRALLDQIRAVYGDQLGAGQDGAEGAVLAGIYSGGAWLAERLARDLNLPSFGVVNVALHRDDYAKKGLHSQASPTSLPFSVDGRRIVLVDDVLYTGRTIRAALNELYDYGRPASVELAVLADRGGRELPVAARFVGGVVNIPADATLVLARSDRAQDQPRFTFHTEARVD is encoded by the coding sequence ATGAGTTCCATTGACGCCGAAGCGCTTTATCGCGCGTTGCTCGACCAGATTCGCGCGGTGTATGGCGACCAGCTCGGCGCCGGGCAAGACGGTGCCGAGGGTGCCGTGCTAGCCGGCATTTACAGCGGCGGCGCGTGGCTCGCCGAACGGCTGGCGCGCGACTTGAACCTGCCGAGCTTCGGTGTGGTGAACGTCGCGCTGCATCGCGACGATTACGCGAAAAAAGGCCTGCACTCACAGGCGAGCCCGACCTCGCTGCCGTTTTCGGTCGACGGCCGCCGTATCGTGCTGGTCGACGACGTTCTCTACACCGGCCGCACGATTCGCGCGGCGCTCAACGAACTGTACGACTACGGCCGCCCGGCATCGGTCGAGCTGGCGGTGCTCGCCGATCGCGGTGGACGCGAACTGCCGGTGGCGGCGCGTTTTGTCGGCGGTGTGGTGAACATTCCCGCCGACGCCACACTCGTCCTGGCCCGTTCGGATAGGGCGCAGGACCAGCCGCGTTTCACTTTTCACACTGAAGCACGCGTCGATTGA
- the ruvX gene encoding Holliday junction resolvase RuvX, translating into MSLPAGREATLLAFDYGEKRIGVAVGNSLTRRARPLVIVQNRSREYRFEAVGKLIAEWKPDALVVGLPFHPDGAPHEMTQLAKRFGNQLNGRFNLPVTWVDERYSSVEAKAEIRAGNGRADMLDAEAASIILQQYLDGLSDDHEFH; encoded by the coding sequence ATGAGTCTGCCGGCCGGACGTGAGGCGACGCTGCTTGCGTTCGACTACGGTGAAAAACGCATCGGCGTGGCGGTCGGCAATTCGCTGACACGTCGCGCGCGGCCGCTCGTGATCGTGCAGAACCGCAGCCGCGAATATCGCTTCGAGGCAGTCGGCAAACTGATTGCCGAGTGGAAGCCGGACGCGCTTGTAGTCGGGCTGCCATTCCATCCGGACGGCGCGCCGCACGAAATGACGCAACTCGCGAAGCGCTTCGGCAACCAGCTGAATGGCCGCTTCAATCTGCCGGTCACGTGGGTCGACGAACGCTATTCGTCGGTCGAGGCGAAGGCGGAAATCCGCGCCGGCAACGGCCGCGCCGACATGCTCGATGCCGAAGCCGCCAGCATCATCCTCCAGCAATATCTAGACGGACTTTCCGACGATCATGAGTTCCATTGA
- a CDS encoding YqgE/AlgH family protein has protein sequence MSKSTDRINLTNQFLIAMPNMADPTFSGTVVYLCDHSERGALGLVINRPTDIDLQALFSRIDLKLEIEPLLHVPVYFGGPVQTERGFVLHDPKDGNAYTSSMSVPGGLEMTTSKDVLEAVASGTGPERFLLTLGHAGWGAGQLEEEISKNGWLTVEADPKIVFDVPAEERLEAALALLGINLSMLSGEAGHA, from the coding sequence ATGTCCAAGAGTACCGATCGCATCAATCTGACCAACCAGTTCCTGATCGCCATGCCGAACATGGCGGATCCGACGTTTTCAGGAACGGTGGTCTACCTTTGCGATCACAGCGAGCGCGGTGCGCTCGGCCTCGTGATCAACCGGCCGACCGATATCGACCTGCAAGCGCTTTTCAGTCGCATCGATCTCAAGCTCGAGATCGAACCCCTTCTCCATGTGCCCGTCTATTTCGGCGGCCCGGTGCAAACCGAGCGCGGCTTCGTGCTGCACGATCCGAAAGACGGCAACGCGTACACGTCGTCCATGTCGGTGCCGGGCGGCCTCGAGATGACCACGTCGAAAGACGTGCTCGAAGCCGTGGCAAGCGGCACGGGTCCGGAGCGTTTTCTCCTCACGCTCGGCCATGCCGGTTGGGGCGCAGGCCAGCTCGAAGAAGAGATTTCGAAGAACGGTTGGCTAACGGTCGAAGCCGACCCGAAAATCGTCTTCGACGTGCCTGCCGAAGAACGCCTCGAAGCCGCGTTGGCCTTGCTCGGCATCAACCTGTCGATGCTGTCGGGCGAGGCGGGCCACGCATGA
- a CDS encoding transposase yields the protein MLAYLEAAFGETLAAWRCKLIESGGEPHHVHLLIDTHPALHISVLIDNLKTASARRARKRFADHLAPL from the coding sequence CTGCTCGCCTATCTGGAAGCGGCGTTCGGCGAAACCCTCGCCGCGTGGCGCTGCAAACTCATCGAGTCTGGCGGCGAACCGCACCACGTGCACTTGCTGATCGACACCCATCCGGCGCTACATATATCCGTGCTGATCGACAACCTGAAGACGGCGAGCGCACGGCGCGCACGAAAGAGATTTGCCGACCATCTTGCGCCGTTATAA
- a CDS encoding hydroxymethylpyrimidine/phosphomethylpyrimidine kinase — protein sequence MPSDTPPIVLTFGLSDPTGGSGLQADLMTLASMGCHGVSVLTGYTVRDSASCDEVTGLDPEVVATQARMLLEDMPIAAFKVGACTRAEVVSAIAEVVADYDDIPLILAPDFTLDDEHVLSADELREAIADLLAPQTTLLVADSATLLALAQPDGDAEAPSLDAAISHLLSQGCEYILSTETGTHRHVNTLFSEDGQLRQDMWDRGNHRIMGLTDTLGAAIAALLANGQDPAEAVREAQEYLYQAVRNAFRPGMGAYMPDRFFWARSADDETPPAAGKDAAPGEARH from the coding sequence ATGCCCAGCGACACGCCTCCGATCGTCCTCACCTTCGGCCTTTCCGATCCCACCGGCGGGTCCGGCCTGCAAGCCGACCTCATGACCCTTGCCAGCATGGGTTGCCATGGCGTCTCCGTGCTCACGGGCTACACCGTGCGCGACTCGGCAAGCTGCGACGAAGTCACCGGGCTCGACCCCGAAGTGGTCGCGACCCAGGCGCGGATGCTGCTCGAAGACATGCCGATTGCCGCGTTCAAGGTCGGCGCCTGCACCCGCGCGGAAGTGGTGAGCGCGATTGCCGAAGTCGTCGCCGATTACGACGACATCCCATTGATTCTCGCCCCCGACTTCACGCTCGACGACGAGCACGTGCTGTCCGCCGACGAACTGCGCGAAGCGATCGCCGACCTGCTCGCGCCGCAAACCACGTTGCTGGTTGCCGACTCGGCCACGCTGCTCGCGCTCGCCCAACCGGACGGCGACGCCGAAGCGCCCAGCCTCGACGCCGCCATCTCGCATCTGCTGTCGCAAGGCTGCGAATACATTCTGTCGACGGAAACCGGCACGCACCGGCACGTCAATACGCTCTTCAGCGAAGACGGCCAGTTGCGTCAGGACATGTGGGACCGTGGCAACCATCGCATCATGGGCTTGACGGATACGTTGGGCGCGGCGATCGCCGCTTTGCTCGCCAACGGCCAGGATCCCGCCGAAGCGGTGCGCGAGGCGCAGGAGTATTTGTACCAGGCCGTGCGCAATGCGTTCCGGCCGGGCATGGGCGCGTATATGCCGGATCGGTTCTTCTGGGCGCGCAGCGCTGATGACGAAACGCCGCCGGCAGCCGGCAAGGACGCGGCGCCGGGCGAAGCGCGGCACTGA
- a CDS encoding dihydroorotase, whose translation MIHIQGGTLIDTAAGTEQQQDVFIAESKIVALGNAPADFEATQTIDARGLHIAPGLVDLSARLREPGYEHKATLESEMAAALAGGVTSLVCPPDTDPTLDEPGLVEMLKFRARNLNQAHVYPLGALTVGLKGQVITEMVELTEAGCIGFSQADMPVVDTQVLMRALQYANTYGYTVWLRPVDAYLGKGGVAASGALASRLGLSGVPVSAETIALHTIFELVRVTGARVHLSHVSSAAGIALMRAAKAEGLPVSCDVTVNHVHLIDLDIGYFDAQFRLDPPLRQQRDREAIRAGLVDGTIDAICSDHTPVDDDEKLLPFAEATPGATGLELFLSLTVKWADEARVPLAKALNRITTAPADVLKLDAAGRVAVGGVADLCVFDRNAHWRVEPRALKSQGHNTPFLGYELPARVRATIVSGHVAFEQR comes from the coding sequence ATGATTCATATTCAAGGCGGTACGCTGATCGATACGGCAGCCGGCACCGAACAGCAGCAGGACGTTTTTATCGCGGAAAGCAAGATCGTCGCGCTCGGCAACGCGCCCGCCGATTTCGAGGCGACGCAAACCATCGACGCGCGCGGCCTGCACATTGCGCCAGGCCTCGTCGACTTGTCCGCCCGTCTGCGCGAACCCGGCTACGAACACAAGGCGACGCTCGAATCCGAAATGGCCGCCGCGCTCGCGGGCGGCGTGACGAGCCTCGTCTGCCCGCCGGACACCGATCCGACGCTCGATGAACCCGGCCTCGTCGAGATGCTCAAATTCCGCGCGCGCAATCTGAACCAGGCGCACGTCTATCCGCTCGGCGCGCTGACGGTCGGCCTCAAAGGCCAGGTGATCACCGAGATGGTCGAGTTGACCGAAGCGGGCTGCATCGGCTTTTCGCAGGCGGACATGCCGGTGGTCGACACCCAGGTGCTGATGCGCGCGCTGCAGTACGCGAACACCTACGGCTATACCGTGTGGCTGCGTCCCGTGGACGCCTATCTCGGCAAGGGCGGCGTCGCCGCGAGCGGCGCGCTGGCGTCGCGGCTGGGGCTCTCGGGCGTGCCGGTGTCGGCGGAAACCATCGCGCTGCACACCATCTTCGAACTGGTGCGCGTGACCGGCGCGCGGGTGCATCTGTCGCACGTGTCGTCGGCGGCGGGCATTGCGTTGATGCGCGCGGCGAAGGCCGAGGGCTTGCCGGTGTCGTGCGACGTCACCGTGAATCACGTGCATTTGATCGACCTCGACATCGGCTACTTCGACGCGCAGTTCCGGCTCGATCCGCCGCTGCGTCAACAGCGCGATCGCGAAGCGATTCGCGCGGGCCTGGTGGACGGCACGATTGACGCGATCTGCTCCGACCACACGCCGGTCGACGACGACGAAAAGCTGTTGCCGTTCGCCGAGGCGACACCGGGCGCGACCGGATTGGAGCTGTTCCTGTCGCTGACGGTGAAGTGGGCCGATGAGGCACGCGTGCCGCTCGCGAAGGCGCTGAACCGCATCACCACGGCGCCGGCCGATGTGCTCAAACTCGACGCAGCCGGCCGTGTCGCCGTGGGCGGCGTGGCCGATCTTTGCGTGTTCGATCGCAATGCGCATTGGCGCGTCGAGCCGCGCGCGCTGAAGAGCCAAGGCCATAACACGCCGTTCCTCGGCTACGAACTGCCGGCGCGCGTGCGGGCGACCATCGTGTCCGGGCACGTCGCATTCGAACAGCGCTGA
- the groES gene encoding co-chaperone GroES yields the protein MNLRPLHDRVIVKRLDQETKTASGIVIPEAAAEKPDQGEILAVGPGKRDDKGAQIALDVKVGDRVLFGKYAGQTVKVDGNELLVMREEDIMAVVQK from the coding sequence ATGAACCTTCGTCCTTTGCATGATCGCGTGATCGTCAAACGTCTGGATCAAGAAACCAAGACCGCGTCGGGCATCGTGATCCCCGAAGCCGCAGCAGAAAAGCCGGATCAAGGCGAAATTCTGGCAGTCGGCCCGGGCAAGCGCGACGACAAGGGCGCTCAAATCGCGCTCGACGTGAAGGTGGGTGACCGCGTCCTGTTCGGCAAGTACGCAGGCCAGACCGTTAAGGTCGACGGCAACGAACTGCTCGTGATGCGCGAAGAAGACATCATGGCCGTGGTGCAGAAGTAA